Proteins from a genomic interval of Ictalurus furcatus strain D&B chromosome 2, Billie_1.0, whole genome shotgun sequence:
- the LOC128624880 gene encoding nucleus accumbens-associated protein 1, with protein MAQTLQMAIPNFGNNVLECLNEQRLQGLYCDVSVVVKGHAFKAHRAVLAASSAYFRDLFNSGAGSKAPAVVELPPAVQPQSFQQILAFCYTGRLSMNVGDQFLLMYTAGFLQIQQIMEKGTEFFLKVSSPSCDSQGLHVEETPPSEPQSPVTQTNASVSANGGGGVAVTATSRPASCLTPLPLVSRVKAEQPEVSPYSVVCTPVAKRLWEGGSRDGTGASGGSGGRKTARFSQEMVRSSAIQPQGLAVGLAVAQGGHTANINGNGNGSSSSATPEGTSPGTVSAYTSDSPISYHDDEEEEEAAEDGAEEQYRQICNMYTMYSMLNMGATAGERVEALPDHSETRSRMRGRQDLASLPAELIAQIGNRCHPKLYEEGDPAEKLELVTGTGVFISRAQLMNCHVSAGTRHKVLLRRLLAAFFDRSTLANSCGTGIRSSTNDPSRKPLDSRVLHAVKYYCQNFATSFKESEMNAIAADMCTNARRVVRKSWIPKLKLLMAESDAYAGFLPDAVKMEAEALGADPAFEAADLEGGASLETAPSSGESLQGVAGDTSALFQ; from the exons ATGGCTCAGACCCTTCAGATGGCGATCCCCAACTTCGGCAACAACGTCCTGGAGTGTCTGAATGAGCAGCGGCTGCAGGGCCTGTACTGCGACGTGTCCGTGGTGGTGAAAGGCCATGCCTTCAAGGCACATCGGGCCGTACTGGCGGCCAGCAGCGCGTACTTCCGCGACCTCTTCAACAGTGGCGCTGGTAGCAAGGCCCCGGCCGTCGTGGAGCTGCCACCTGCCGTACAGCCTCAGAGTTTCCAGCAGATCCTGGCCTTCTGCTATACGGGCCGCCTCAGCATGAATGTAGGAGATCAGTTCCTCCTCATGTACACCGCTGGCTTCCTGCAGATCCAGCAGATCATGGAGAAGGGCACAGAGTTCTTCCTGAAGGTCAGCTCACCCAGCTGCGACTCTCAGGGCCTTCATGTTGAGGAGACGCCGCCGTCTGAACCTCAGAGTCCCGTTACTCAGACGAACGCCAGCGTCTCGGCTAATGGAGGAGGAGGGGTGGCGGTCACGGCCACCAGTCGCCCCGCCTCCTGCCTCACCCCGCTGCCTCTGGTGTCCCGAGTGAAGGCGGAGCAGCCCGAGGTCTCACCCTACTCAGTGGTCTGCACTCCTGTGGCGAAGCGTCTTTGGGAGGGCGGGAGTCGGGATGGTACCGGAGCATCCGGAGGATCTGGGGGGCGCAAAACGGCACGATTTTCCCAAGAGATGGTGCGCAGTAGCGCAATTCAGCCACAGGGACTGGCTGTAGGGTTGGCCGTAGCACAAGGAGGCCACACTGCTAACATTAACGGCAATGGGAACGGTTCTAGCAGCAGCGCCACCCCAGAGGGCACCAGCCCTGGCACCGTGAGCGCCTACACCAGTGACTCGCCCATCTCTTATCacgatgatgaggaggaggaagaggctGCAGAGGACGGCGCTGAGGAACAGTACAGGCAGATCTGCAACATGTACACCATGTACAGCATGCTCAACATGGGTGCCACAG CGGGCGAGCGAGTAGAGGCTCTGCCGGACCACTCGGAGACTCGGAGTCGGATGCGTGGTCGTCAGGACCTGGCATCTCTCCCCGCTGAGCTCATCGCTCAGATTGGAAATCGCTGCCACCCCAAACTGTACGAGGAGGGCGACCCGGCCGAGAAACTGGAGCTCGTCACAG gaactGGTGTGTTCATCTCCAGAGCTCAGCTGATGAACTGTCATGTCAGCGCAGGAACCCGACACAAAGTCCTACTGAGGAGACTGCTGGCTGCGTTCTttgacag GAGCACTCTGGCGAACAGCTGTGGGACGGGGATTCGCTCCTCCACTAATGACCCGAGTCGTAAACCGTTGGACAGTCGCGTCCTCCACGCTGTTAAAT ATTACTGCCAGAACTTTGCAACGAGCTTTAAGGAGAGTGAGATGAACGCCATCGCGGCAGACATGTGCACTAATGCTCGGCGCGTGGTGAGGAAGAGCTGGATCCCCAAACTTAAGCTGCTGATGGCCGAGAGCGACGCTTACGCAGGCTTCCTCCCTGACGCCGTCAAGATGGAGGCCGAGGCTCTGGGTGCCGACCCTGCCTTCGAGGCGGCCGATCTAGAGGGCGGGGCTTCTCTGGAGACCGCCCCCTCATCCGGTGAATCACTGCAAGGCGTGGCTGGAGACACCAGTGCTCTGTTCCAATGA